A section of the Candidatus Dormiibacterota bacterium genome encodes:
- a CDS encoding aminotransferase class I/II-fold pyridoxal phosphate-dependent enzyme codes for MTVPGAAAQQSAAAAAPLAWAEGVLEGEARAGRLRRPRRRLGGSGAVAEVDGRRVVVFSSNDYLGLAAHPRVRRAAADAALEHGVGSTGSRHLSGCHAAIDELEADLCAFEGAPAATLAPSGYAANVALLQALGGPDALVLSDERNHASLIDGCRLSRAAVEVYRHRDLDDLAARLRAAAGRRAVIASDSVFSMDGTVAPIDGLLALAERHGAWLVLDEAHATGVLGPGGRGAAAEAGIDPGHPQVVRVVTLSKGLGAQGAGICGHPAVRGLLLQRGRALIFSTALPHPTVAAARAALAVLAAEPQRVDRLRANVARLRTALAALEPGGRADVPVLPVPAGAEDRAVALEAALLDRGMLVQAVRPPTVPVDTSRLRIAVSAEHTHEQLDALAGALLSVLGEGR; via the coding sequence ATGACCGTACCCGGGGCCGCCGCCCAGCAATCCGCCGCCGCCGCCGCGCCGCTGGCCTGGGCCGAGGGCGTGCTCGAGGGCGAGGCCCGGGCGGGCAGGCTGCGCCGCCCCCGACGGCGGCTGGGCGGCAGCGGCGCGGTCGCCGAGGTCGACGGCCGCAGGGTGGTGGTGTTCTCCTCCAACGACTACCTCGGGCTCGCCGCCCACCCCCGGGTGCGCCGAGCGGCGGCGGACGCCGCCCTCGAGCACGGCGTCGGCTCCACCGGCTCGCGCCACCTCAGCGGGTGCCACGCCGCCATCGACGAGCTCGAGGCCGACCTCTGCGCCTTCGAGGGCGCGCCGGCGGCGACCCTGGCGCCGAGCGGCTACGCCGCCAACGTCGCCCTGCTCCAGGCCCTGGGCGGACCCGACGCGCTGGTGCTCAGCGACGAGCGCAACCACGCCTCGCTGATCGACGGCTGCCGGCTCAGCCGCGCGGCGGTCGAGGTCTATCGCCACCGCGACCTCGACGACCTCGCCGCCCGCCTCCGCGCCGCCGCCGGCCGCCGGGCGGTGATCGCCAGCGACAGCGTGTTCTCGATGGACGGCACGGTGGCCCCGATCGACGGCCTCCTCGCCCTCGCCGAGCGCCACGGCGCCTGGCTGGTGCTCGACGAGGCCCATGCCACCGGGGTGCTGGGTCCCGGGGGCCGGGGCGCCGCCGCCGAGGCGGGGATCGACCCCGGCCATCCTCAGGTGGTGAGGGTGGTGACCCTGTCGAAGGGGCTGGGGGCCCAGGGGGCGGGGATCTGCGGCCACCCGGCGGTGCGCGGGCTGCTGCTCCAGCGGGGGCGGGCGCTGATCTTCTCGACCGCCCTCCCCCACCCCACCGTCGCCGCCGCCCGCGCCGCCCTGGCGGTGCTCGCCGCCGAGCCGCAGCGGGTCGACCGGCTGCGCGCCAACGTCGCCCGGCTCCGCACCGCGCTCGCCGCGCTCGAGCCCGGCGGCCGCGCCGACGTGCCCGTGCTCCCGGTGCCGGCCGGCGCCGAGGACCGGGCGGTGGCCCTGGAGGCGGCGCTGCTCGACCGGGGCATGCTGGTCCAGGCGGTGCGGCCGCCGACGGTGCCGGTGGACACCTCGCGGCTGCGCATCGCGGTCTCCGCCGAGCACACCCACGAACAGCTCGACGCCCTCGCCGGGGCGCTGCTGTCGGTGCTGGGAGAAGGGCGGTGA
- the bioA gene encoding adenosylmethionine--8-amino-7-oxononanoate transaminase has product MTARLLGVVGTDTDAGKTVVAALVAAGLRGRGLRVGAVKAVATGVAPGSTGGDAALLGLATGVPASACALEELALPRSPLAAAAAEGRGVDVEALEREIVRRAGDAGLDLLVVEGVGGVLVPLTAGCTVRDLMGRLGAPVLVAGRAGLGTINHCALTVDACRAGGLEVVGVVLSDVAGGVDPDLAAENAGQVAAQCPVRVLGVLPHLSAADLGDAAGLAASAERHLDLDALLARLGEPGRRAEEAETAEVVRLDHAHVWHPFTQTSEWLEEEPLVIRDGAGCRLRDARGRVYLDGISSLWANVHGHAHPRLDAALRDQAGRIAHSTFLGQTHAPGAHLAAELAAAAPGRLTRVFYSEAGAAAVEVGLRIAVLAQRLRGESRRTRFLSLEDGYHGDTAGAVSVGRSEPFHRGLDPLLFDAVRVPPPQLVRARRGGSADAAERESLAAVRRAVAETGDRLAAVVVEPRVQGAAGIWPHSDAWLRAVAAEARGCGALLLCDEVATGFGRTGDLFACGGAGVEPDILTLGKGLSGGYLPLSATLVGDDLFDLFTGAYSEHRTLYYGHTFTANPLACAVARASLALFEEEGTLARARDLGRRLGERLEEVADLPGVTEVRRRGVMAGIELGGGRLDRPLDPALRAGRQVVLAARRRGVIVRPLGDVVVLNPPLVMTDADADLMVEAVAESIVEVVTRLPALPGVR; this is encoded by the coding sequence GTGACCGCCCGGCTGCTCGGCGTCGTCGGCACCGACACCGACGCGGGGAAGACGGTGGTCGCCGCCCTGGTCGCCGCCGGCCTTCGCGGACGCGGGCTGCGGGTGGGCGCGGTGAAGGCGGTGGCCACCGGGGTGGCGCCGGGGTCGACCGGGGGCGATGCCGCCCTGCTCGGGCTCGCCACCGGGGTGCCGGCCTCCGCCTGCGCGCTCGAGGAGCTCGCCCTCCCCCGGTCGCCGCTGGCCGCCGCAGCGGCCGAGGGTCGCGGGGTCGACGTCGAGGCCCTGGAGCGGGAGATCGTGCGGCGGGCGGGGGACGCCGGCCTCGACCTGCTCGTGGTCGAGGGGGTGGGAGGGGTGCTGGTCCCGCTCACCGCGGGGTGCACGGTGCGCGACCTGATGGGGCGGCTGGGTGCGCCGGTGCTGGTGGCGGGCCGGGCCGGGCTCGGAACCATCAACCACTGCGCGCTCACCGTCGACGCCTGCCGCGCCGGCGGGCTCGAGGTGGTCGGGGTGGTGCTGAGCGACGTCGCCGGCGGGGTCGACCCCGACCTGGCGGCGGAGAACGCCGGCCAGGTCGCCGCCCAGTGCCCGGTGCGGGTGCTCGGGGTGCTCCCCCACCTCTCCGCCGCCGACCTCGGCGACGCCGCCGGGCTCGCCGCCTCCGCCGAGCGTCACCTCGACCTCGATGCCCTCCTCGCCCGCCTCGGCGAACCCGGGCGCCGGGCGGAGGAGGCCGAGACCGCGGAGGTGGTGCGCCTCGACCACGCCCACGTGTGGCATCCCTTCACCCAGACCTCGGAGTGGCTGGAGGAGGAGCCGCTGGTGATCCGCGACGGCGCCGGCTGCCGGCTGCGGGACGCCCGCGGACGCGTGTACCTCGACGGCATCTCCAGCCTCTGGGCCAACGTCCACGGCCACGCCCACCCCCGGCTCGACGCCGCCCTCCGCGACCAGGCCGGGCGCATCGCCCACTCGACATTCCTCGGGCAGACCCACGCGCCCGGCGCCCATCTCGCCGCCGAGCTCGCCGCCGCCGCCCCGGGCCGGCTCACCCGCGTCTTCTACTCGGAGGCGGGGGCCGCCGCCGTCGAGGTCGGGCTGCGGATCGCCGTGCTCGCCCAGCGCCTCCGCGGCGAGTCGCGGCGCACCCGCTTCCTCTCCCTCGAGGACGGCTACCACGGCGACACCGCCGGCGCGGTCAGCGTGGGGCGGTCCGAGCCCTTCCACCGCGGCCTCGACCCGCTGCTCTTCGACGCGGTGCGGGTGCCCCCGCCCCAGCTGGTCCGGGCCCGCCGGGGCGGCTCGGCGGACGCGGCGGAGCGCGAGTCGCTCGCCGCGGTGCGGCGGGCCGTCGCCGAGACCGGCGACCGGCTCGCGGCGGTGGTCGTCGAGCCCCGGGTCCAGGGGGCGGCGGGGATCTGGCCGCACTCCGACGCCTGGCTGCGCGCCGTCGCGGCCGAGGCCCGCGGCTGCGGGGCGCTGCTGCTCTGCGACGAGGTGGCCACCGGCTTCGGCCGCACCGGCGACCTCTTCGCCTGCGGCGGCGCCGGGGTCGAGCCCGACATCCTCACCCTCGGCAAGGGCCTGAGCGGCGGCTACCTCCCCCTCTCCGCGACCCTGGTCGGCGACGACCTCTTCGACCTCTTCACCGGCGCCTACAGCGAGCACCGCACCCTCTACTACGGGCACACCTTCACCGCCAATCCGCTCGCCTGCGCCGTCGCCCGCGCCTCCCTCGCCCTCTTCGAGGAGGAGGGCACCCTGGCCCGCGCCCGCGACCTTGGCCGCCGGCTCGGCGAGCGGCTCGAGGAGGTCGCCGACCTCCCCGGGGTGACCGAGGTGCGCCGCCGCGGGGTCATGGCCGGCATCGAGCTCGGCGGTGGCCGGCTCGACCGTCCCCTCGACCCGGCGCTCCGTGCCGGCCGCCAGGTGGTCCTCGCCGCCCGCCGCCGCGGGGTCATCGTCCGCCCCCTCGGCGACGTGGTGGTGCTCAACCCTCCCCTGGTGATGACCGACGCCGACGCCGACCTCATGGTCGAGGCGGTCGCGGAGTCGATCGTCGAGGTCGTGACACGCCTCCCCGCCCTGCCGGGGGTGCGTTGA
- a CDS encoding tyrosine-type recombinase/integrase: MRGAQRTRRVLGQGAVLQLPEHRLTWNEAVDLFIGDKRLDGRARQTIRNYEWVLKGRAKEFAAEQGFTTIEQWDAEAFRRFKAALAGVDPPLSLSALSIHHRTMKTFLRFCLERHYLSDPQVLMVKGPKIPEQHPRGLSQDEERKLLAAAKRLGERDRMLVELLLRTGLRPQEAARLTIDDLQETVNGVWLIRVYGKGDKERIIPLDTPHHALSETLRNYLRKERPKDTRRREMFLTKRHTGPDGDYAPMTSNGIAKLFGRIADRAGVQAHAYRCRHTFAMRSLAARLDHEALRKAMGHTTYRMTMRYLTATEEDLIAAYQRRTD; the protein is encoded by the coding sequence ATGCGCGGAGCCCAGCGGACCCGCCGGGTTCTCGGCCAGGGCGCCGTTCTCCAGCTTCCGGAGCATCGCCTCACCTGGAATGAGGCGGTCGACCTCTTCATCGGCGACAAGCGGCTCGACGGGCGTGCCCGCCAAACCATCCGGAACTACGAATGGGTGCTCAAGGGCCGGGCCAAGGAGTTCGCGGCCGAGCAGGGCTTCACCACCATCGAGCAGTGGGACGCGGAGGCCTTCCGCCGCTTCAAGGCCGCCCTCGCCGGCGTCGACCCGCCGCTGTCGCTCAGTGCGCTCTCGATCCACCACCGGACGATGAAGACCTTCCTGCGCTTCTGCCTCGAGCGGCACTACCTGAGCGACCCGCAGGTGCTCATGGTCAAGGGGCCCAAGATCCCGGAGCAGCATCCGCGGGGCCTGAGCCAGGACGAGGAGCGCAAGCTGCTCGCCGCGGCGAAGCGACTGGGGGAGCGTGACCGCATGCTGGTCGAGCTGCTGCTGCGTACTGGGCTGCGACCCCAGGAGGCCGCCCGGCTGACGATCGATGACCTGCAGGAGACCGTGAACGGGGTCTGGCTCATCCGCGTCTACGGCAAGGGCGACAAGGAGCGGATCATCCCGCTCGACACCCCACACCACGCCCTCAGCGAGACGCTTCGGAACTACCTTCGCAAGGAGCGGCCCAAGGACACCCGGCGGCGGGAGATGTTCCTGACCAAGCGCCACACGGGCCCCGACGGCGATTACGCGCCGATGACCTCCAACGGGATCGCCAAGCTCTTCGGACGGATCGCCGACCGGGCGGGCGTCCAGGCCCACGCGTACCGGTGCCGGCACACGTTCGCGATGCGCTCGCTCGCCGCCCGGCTGGACCACGAGGCGCTGCGCAAGGCGATGGGGCACACCACCTATCGCATGACGATGCGCTACCTCACCGCGACCGAGGAGGACCTGATCGCCGCCTACCAGCGTCGCACCGACTAG
- a CDS encoding helix-turn-helix transcriptional regulator: protein MSRVSLDPEKVVAALNRKSLSQRELARRTGVSETTVSHLVRGIPVSRHKAAQVIRVLVDIPDVDGMADFLPCV from the coding sequence ATGAGCCGGGTCAGTCTGGACCCCGAGAAGGTCGTCGCCGCACTCAACCGCAAGAGCCTGAGCCAGCGGGAGCTGGCTCGTCGCACGGGGGTCAGCGAGACCACGGTGAGCCACCTTGTCCGTGGGATTCCCGTCAGCCGACACAAGGCCGCCCAGGTGATCCGCGTGCTCGTCGACATCCCCGACGTGGACGGGATGGCGGACTTTCTCCCGTGTGTCTAG
- a CDS encoding single-stranded DNA-binding protein — protein MLNRAEVIGRLTRDPELRYTPKGTPVCHLALATNEMVGSGEHREERTEFHDVTAWDTLAETCAQYLAKGRLIFVEGRLHTERWERDAVPQRRTVIVAGTVRFLDRPEGTPIPADTADAVTSDAER, from the coding sequence ATGCTGAACCGTGCCGAGGTCATCGGTCGCCTGACGCGCGACCCGGAGCTGCGCTACACGCCGAAGGGCACGCCGGTCTGCCATCTCGCCCTGGCCACCAACGAGATGGTCGGCAGTGGCGAGCACCGCGAGGAGCGCACCGAGTTCCACGACGTCACCGCCTGGGACACGCTCGCCGAGACCTGCGCGCAGTACCTCGCGAAGGGCCGGCTGATCTTCGTCGAGGGCCGCCTCCACACGGAGCGGTGGGAGCGCGATGCGGTGCCGCAGCGGCGCACCGTCATCGTCGCCGGCACCGTGCGGTTCCTCGACCGGCCGGAGGGCACGCCCATTCCGGCGGACACCGCCGACGCGGTCACGTCCGACGCGGAGCGGTGA